In the genome of Streptomyces sp. P3, the window TCGCGGTAGAGGGCATCGACGGGGTGACAGTGGTAGAAGGCGAAGGTGAGGCCCGCGGTGTGGGTCATCAGGTGCTTCACCAGCAGGGGCCGCTCGAGCGGGCGGGTGGTGAGATCCGCGCCGGAGCCGGCCTCGTACACCCGCAGCCCGGCGAAGGCCGGCAGATGGTCGGCGACCGGGTCGTCGAGCCGCAGCCGGCCCTCCTCCATCAGTATCAGCGCGGCCACCGAGGTGACCGGTTTGGTCATGGAGTAGATCCGGTAGAGGGTGTCGTGCTCGACGGGCAGTCCGGCGGCGATGTCGCGACGGCCGTACGCGGTGAGGTGGGCGACCCGGCCGCCGCGGGAGACGGCCAGGAGGAATCCGGGCAGGCGCCCCGCGTCCACCTGGCGGGCGACGTGCCGGTCGAGGCGGGCCAGCGCCTCCGGGTCGAGCCCGGCCTCGCTCGGTTCGACCTCTTGTCGCAGCAGTGCCATCGTTCGTTCTCCTTTGGCGTTCACTCGAGGCGCGGTCCCGGCCTGGCTCGCCCGGACGGCCTCACATCCCATCGTCGCGTAGGGACCGGCCGTGCGGACCCCTTTCGAGGTCAAGATCGATGTGCGTTGCATCGCGTCGACGGGCCGGGGGAACGCAGGCGGCGGGGGGAGCGCCCGACGGACGGCGGGGCAGTGCGCGGCAGATCGGCAGGGCCGCCGCGGCGGCCAGGGCCAGCACGAGGAGAGGTGAGGGGGCCGGCCCGACGCCCATGAGCACGGTCGCCGTCGCCACGCCCAGCACCGGCCCGATGTTCATCGCCGTCTGCTGCAGGCCGCCCGCGACCCCCGCCGACTCCGCGGGCGCCTGCCGTACGACGACATGGGTCGCCGCCACCATCACCGCGCCGAACCCCGCTCCCACCAGGGCGAACCCGGTGCAGAAGGCGAGCGGCCCGACGGCCCGGGCGAGCACCAGGAGTCCGGCGGCGAGGACCGCCGTCGCGCCCGCGACCGTGGCGCGGGCGCCGGCCCGGCGCAGCAGGACCGCGGCAGCGGGCGCGGCGGCCACCAGCAGCACGGCCAGCGGCAGACTGAGCAGGGCACTGTGCAGCGCGGTGAGTCCCAGGCCGTCCTGGAGAACGTAGACGCAGGCGAACAGCGCGCCGTTGAGCGCCGCCGACGCGACGACCAGCATCCCGAGCGCCGCGCCCACCGCCGGTGAACCGATCACGCCCGGCGGCAGCAGCGGGGAGAGGGCACGCCGCTCGTGCCGGACGAACGCGACGCCGGCGACCAGGGCGACGGGCGCCGACCAGCTGAGTGCGGGGAGTGTGACGAGGGTGTGCACCAGGCAGGCCAGAGCCGGCCCGAGCAGCAGAGCGCCCGGCAGGTCGAGCGCCCCGCCCGGGTCGCGGCGGGCCGGCTCCCGGGAGCCCAGGGCGAGGACGCCGAACAGTACGGTCGGCACGATGTTGAGGAGGAAGACGGACCGCCAGCCGAACTCCGTGGCCAGCGCCCCGCCCACCACCGGTCCGGCCGCCGCGGCCACTCCGATGGACGCGGTGCGCACGG includes:
- a CDS encoding MFS transporter yields the protein MGRSPALTLTASAAGAAVVALDGTALTVAQPTLRSDLDASLAQVQWAGTGYLVAVAGLLVFAGRLGDRHGHRRLFGAGMLGFGAASAGLALAPDVRWVIGLRIVQGVFGALLQPATLGMLRDAYPPERLRTALAVRTASIGVAAAAGPVVGGALATEFGWRSVFLLNIVPTVLFGVLALGSREPARRDPGGALDLPGALLLGPALACLVHTLVTLPALSWSAPVALVAGVAFVRHERRALSPLLPPGVIGSPAVGAALGMLVVASAALNGALFACVYVLQDGLGLTALHSALLSLPLAVLLVAAAPAAAVLLRRAGARATVAGATAVLAAGLLVLARAVGPLAFCTGFALVGAGFGAVMVAATHVVVRQAPAESAGVAGGLQQTAMNIGPVLGVATATVLMGVGPAPSPLLVLALAAAAALPICRALPRRPSGAPPAACVPPARRRDATHIDLDLERGPHGRSLRDDGM